In Sphingobacterium zeae, one genomic interval encodes:
- a CDS encoding alpha/beta fold hydrolase, with protein MNYCRLLYLIFCFSLCVLGKSLYAQSSTYVIVHGAWGGAWQFKNTASELEKKGNKIYCPTLTGLGERYHLSDTAIGLQTHVNDVVNTILFEDLHDIILVGHSYGGMIITAVADSLPDRIKKMIYLDAILPADQESVINLMGKPGKDNGLLKFEKDGYILPFWVKDDTKFPRDVPHPLKTLKDKIHLINPKRNKIPTSYILTYEDGTAFENDDFYPFYKKAKNLGFKTIEFVGDHNPQIKKLKELVDLLERENK; from the coding sequence ATGAATTACTGTAGATTATTGTATTTAATATTTTGTTTTTCATTATGTGTTTTAGGTAAAAGTCTTTATGCACAGTCTTCTACCTATGTGATAGTTCATGGCGCATGGGGCGGTGCCTGGCAGTTTAAAAATACGGCCAGCGAATTAGAGAAAAAAGGAAACAAAATTTATTGCCCCACACTAACTGGTTTGGGGGAACGTTATCATTTGTCAGATACTGCTATTGGATTGCAGACGCATGTGAATGATGTTGTGAATACAATTTTGTTTGAGGATCTTCATGATATCATACTGGTTGGACATAGTTATGGTGGTATGATTATAACGGCTGTAGCAGACAGCCTTCCGGATCGAATCAAAAAAATGATTTATTTGGATGCTATACTTCCTGCAGATCAGGAATCAGTGATAAATTTGATGGGGAAACCGGGTAAAGATAATGGACTCTTGAAATTTGAAAAGGATGGCTATATTCTTCCTTTTTGGGTAAAGGATGATACCAAATTTCCGAGAGACGTCCCCCACCCTTTAAAAACACTTAAAGATAAGATTCATTTGATAAATCCGAAACGAAATAAAATTCCAACGAGCTACATCTTAACGTATGAAGATGGCACAGCATTCGAGAATGATGATTTTTATCCTTTTTATAAAAAAGCAAAAAATCTTGGTTTTAAAACGATCGAATTTGTTGGTGATCATAATCCACAAATAAAAAAGCTGAAAGAATTAGTAGATTTGTTAGAACGTGAAAATAAATAA
- a CDS encoding Nif3-like dinuclear metal center hexameric protein, which yields MRIKDVIDYLERLAPLDLQESYDNAGLIVGDANKEVTKVLISLDCTEAVVQEAIDKGCNLVISHHPIVFKGLKKFNGKNYVERTVIKAIEHKIALYAIHTNLDNVTGGVNTKIATTLGLENQAILESKTNVLRKMVVFVPRSHVEDVRQALFDAGAGKVGKYYDQCSFNTAGYGSFRPLAGADPAIGEVGVQDRVEETRIEVIYLKSIERKLLLALYDAHPYEEVAYDLIDIANNASEIGAGMIGNLPEPMDEMDFLAYLKEKLGLHVIRHTALLGKKVGRVAVCGGSGGFLLGAAKRSGADFFVTADYKYHEFFDAEGEIVIADTGHFESEQFTQELLYDIITKKFPNFATLTTEIDTNPIKYYS from the coding sequence ATGAGAATTAAAGACGTCATTGACTATTTGGAGCGGCTTGCTCCTTTAGATTTACAAGAATCTTATGATAATGCTGGACTTATTGTGGGAGATGCAAATAAAGAGGTTACAAAAGTGCTCATTTCATTGGACTGTACGGAGGCTGTCGTGCAAGAAGCTATTGATAAAGGCTGTAATTTAGTTATTTCACACCATCCTATTGTATTTAAAGGACTGAAGAAATTCAATGGAAAAAATTATGTGGAGCGTACGGTTATTAAGGCGATCGAACATAAAATAGCATTGTATGCCATTCATACAAACCTGGATAATGTTACTGGCGGCGTGAATACAAAGATTGCGACTACGCTAGGTTTGGAGAATCAGGCGATTTTGGAATCTAAAACAAATGTTTTACGGAAAATGGTTGTTTTTGTTCCCAGAAGTCACGTTGAAGATGTTCGCCAGGCCTTATTCGATGCGGGAGCCGGAAAAGTCGGAAAGTATTACGATCAATGTAGCTTTAATACGGCAGGTTACGGTAGTTTTAGACCATTGGCTGGTGCGGACCCTGCCATTGGAGAAGTTGGCGTTCAAGATCGTGTTGAAGAAACCCGGATTGAAGTGATTTATCTGAAAAGCATCGAGAGAAAGTTGCTTTTGGCGCTTTATGACGCCCATCCCTATGAGGAAGTAGCCTACGATCTGATTGATATTGCGAATAATGCCAGTGAAATTGGGGCTGGAATGATCGGAAATTTACCAGAACCAATGGATGAAATGGATTTTTTAGCTTACCTTAAAGAAAAACTTGGACTTCATGTTATTCGTCATACAGCGCTATTGGGTAAAAAGGTTGGACGAGTAGCTGTGTGTGGTGGCTCAGGTGGATTTTTACTTGGGGCTGCCAAACGCTCGGGGGCTGATTTTTTTGTGACGGCCGATTACAAATATCATGAATTCTTTGATGCAGAAGGTGAAATCGTCATTGCTGATACAGGACATTTTGAGAGCGAACAATTTACGCAAGAATTATTGTACGACATTATTACGAAAAAATTTCCTAACTTTGCAACCTTAACAACAGAAATAGATACAAACCCTATAAAATACTACAGTTGA
- a CDS encoding zinc ribbon domain-containing protein encodes MEQTVEQKLKALWLLQAIHTKIDKIRQVRGELPMEVADLEDEIAGLETRIEKIRIDLDDLEDSIVKRKNMIKDAQAAIKKYESQLNEVKNNREYDAISKEIEIQGLEIQVCEKRIKEAEFEIRNKTENYDTTVGNLEYSKNELEGKKKELETITSETQKEEDGLLAKATEAEANIEDRLNKVYYRLRNSFKNGLAVVSIDRDSCSGCHNKIPAQMQSEIRQRKKIIICEHCGRVLVDEGIVLEIEQEYGF; translated from the coding sequence ATGGAACAAACCGTAGAACAAAAATTGAAAGCATTATGGCTTTTGCAAGCCATTCATACTAAAATAGATAAAATTCGCCAAGTTCGTGGCGAATTACCTATGGAAGTTGCAGATCTTGAAGATGAGATTGCGGGTTTAGAAACTCGTATTGAGAAGATCAGAATAGACTTAGACGATTTAGAAGATTCGATCGTCAAGCGTAAAAACATGATTAAGGATGCCCAAGCTGCTATCAAAAAATATGAGTCGCAGTTAAATGAGGTAAAGAATAATCGCGAATATGACGCTATTTCAAAAGAAATTGAAATTCAAGGTCTTGAGATCCAGGTTTGTGAAAAGAGAATTAAAGAAGCAGAATTCGAGATTCGCAACAAGACGGAAAACTACGATACTACTGTAGGTAATCTTGAGTATAGCAAAAACGAGCTTGAGGGAAAAAAGAAAGAATTGGAAACAATTACTTCTGAAACTCAAAAGGAAGAAGATGGATTATTGGCTAAAGCTACTGAAGCTGAGGCTAATATAGAGGACCGGTTGAACAAAGTATACTACCGTCTTCGTAATTCATTCAAAAATGGACTTGCTGTGGTTTCAATTGACCGCGATAGCTGTTCAGGATGCCACAATAAAATTCCTGCTCAAATGCAGTCGGAAATCCGCCAGCGCAAAAAAATTATTATTTGCGAACATTGTGGACGTGTTTTGGTCGATGAAGGTATTGTATTGGAAATCGAACAAGAGTACGGTTTTTAA
- a CDS encoding S41 family peptidase, whose translation MNRTHFKLIAAFLVGATFLSAKAQETLLLRNPSISANNIAFVYGGDIWIADKNGSNPRRLTTNPGVEQNPMFSPDGKKVAFTGNYDGNTDVYVIPVAGGEPKRITYHPSSDVLRGWLNNDEVYYTTSRDFTYALSPRLYSSNIQMSGMDKALMMPEATQGSPSADGRYWAYIKNTDPTERDRVAFKRYRGGGMPTIWIFDTKTKEIEAIPQVKSNDVKPLWLGTKVYFLSDRDKIVNIFSYDTKTKKVDKLTDFKDYDVRSLNGNATDLIFEYAGALNTLSLSNNKVTPLHISVNTDVMYKRPYYKDIKDDIRYATLSPTGQRALFEARGEIFTVPKEKGEARNLSNSPGSHERFPDWSPNGKWVSYISDKNGTYQLVLTDQFGKDKPLYFNLGETNFYFEPTWSPDSKKLFYNDSHLNLYYIDIASKAVVKVADDKLSGQTGRVSNHFQPSWSPDSKWISFIRTLENGVPAVFMYNLDTKKTQQITDGMSSARSTAFSQDGKYLFFTASTNTGLTNSGLHMSAVQRNVDYAVYAFILSSKTPSFFKNDSDEEQIREESADKKEERETNKKERLKENDKKSPKKEKKEAVVISKPIDKSIQVDFDRIENRIVALPLPAGPYWNLNGLVPNQLTYQRGGTIGAYDFKELENKTLVENARSYVISADGKKMLFQTGNGFNIVNAGQKVASPTAGEIKLAGIQQLVDPAAEWKQVFNEVWSMQKDYFYVENMHGADWKAMKAKYEKFLPFVNHRSDLGYLLNEMMGEMVVGHNYIYPGDQPSTPSVSVGVLGADYTLKNGFYQIAKLFTRLEWNPSFKAPLAEPGLNIREGDYIVAVNGIELTEDKDIYSLFDNTVGKQVMLKINSKPSLVGAREVIVKPISFGDEMNLRSMEWVERNRKRVNDLSNGQIAYVYMPNTGPEGYTYFNRYYFAQMDKKALLMDERNNGGGWVADYVIDLLSRELIAGWGIRDGKGFTTPGNGIYGPKAMIINENAGSGGDMMPYMFRFKGLGKLVGRTTMGILVGISGYPPLLDGGRITSPNFGVYDLKGNWIIENEGIAPDVFIEQLPKDLLEGRDPQLEKTVKLLLDEMKTYPYKNLQKPADPIRVN comes from the coding sequence ATGAATAGAACTCACTTCAAGCTAATTGCAGCATTTTTGGTCGGAGCAACTTTTCTGTCAGCAAAAGCGCAAGAAACCTTATTGCTTAGAAATCCAAGTATAAGCGCTAATAATATCGCTTTTGTGTATGGTGGAGATATTTGGATTGCAGACAAAAATGGCAGTAATCCGAGAAGATTAACAACCAATCCTGGTGTAGAACAGAATCCGATGTTTTCTCCTGATGGCAAGAAAGTGGCATTTACAGGCAACTATGACGGAAATACCGACGTCTATGTAATACCTGTAGCAGGAGGTGAACCCAAGCGTATCACTTATCATCCCTCTTCGGATGTATTACGTGGATGGCTCAACAATGATGAAGTATACTATACAACATCGCGAGATTTTACCTATGCTTTAAGTCCGCGATTATATAGTTCCAATATACAAATGTCAGGAATGGATAAGGCATTGATGATGCCTGAAGCCACGCAGGGCAGCCCTTCTGCAGATGGTCGCTATTGGGCCTATATCAAGAATACCGATCCTACAGAAAGAGACCGGGTAGCCTTTAAACGTTATCGGGGTGGCGGTATGCCGACTATTTGGATCTTTGATACGAAAACCAAAGAAATAGAAGCTATTCCGCAAGTTAAAAGCAATGACGTTAAGCCATTATGGTTAGGTACTAAGGTTTATTTCTTATCTGACCGCGATAAAATTGTTAATATCTTCAGTTATGATACCAAGACCAAGAAGGTAGATAAATTAACAGATTTCAAAGACTATGATGTGCGTTCGCTAAATGGGAATGCCACAGATTTGATTTTTGAATATGCTGGAGCACTCAATACGTTGAGTTTAAGCAATAATAAAGTAACTCCGCTGCATATCAGTGTGAACACGGATGTGATGTATAAAAGGCCGTATTATAAAGATATCAAGGATGATATACGCTATGCTACACTATCACCAACCGGTCAGCGCGCACTATTTGAGGCGAGAGGAGAAATATTTACAGTGCCCAAAGAAAAGGGCGAGGCTCGAAATCTATCAAATTCACCGGGTTCTCATGAGCGTTTTCCAGATTGGTCTCCAAACGGGAAGTGGGTATCTTATATTTCAGACAAAAATGGAACCTATCAGTTGGTGCTGACAGATCAGTTCGGAAAAGATAAACCATTATATTTTAATTTGGGTGAGACTAATTTCTATTTTGAGCCGACTTGGTCGCCCGATTCAAAGAAATTATTTTACAATGATTCGCATCTCAATCTGTATTATATTGACATCGCTTCTAAAGCAGTTGTTAAAGTTGCTGATGATAAATTAAGTGGCCAGACAGGGCGGGTATCTAATCATTTTCAGCCAAGCTGGTCTCCAGATTCTAAATGGATATCCTTTATTCGTACGCTTGAAAATGGAGTACCTGCTGTATTCATGTACAATTTGGATACAAAGAAAACCCAACAGATCACCGATGGAATGAGCTCTGCTCGTAGTACGGCATTCTCTCAAGACGGTAAATATTTATTTTTTACGGCAAGTACCAATACAGGTTTAACGAATTCTGGTTTACATATGTCCGCTGTACAGCGAAATGTAGACTATGCCGTTTATGCTTTTATTCTTTCGAGCAAAACGCCATCTTTCTTTAAAAATGATAGTGATGAGGAGCAAATCCGTGAAGAAAGCGCAGATAAAAAGGAAGAAAGAGAAACTAATAAAAAGGAGCGCTTAAAAGAGAACGATAAGAAATCTCCTAAAAAAGAGAAAAAGGAAGCAGTAGTGATAAGCAAGCCAATCGACAAATCTATTCAGGTTGATTTCGATCGTATAGAAAATAGAATTGTTGCGCTTCCTTTGCCGGCAGGACCTTATTGGAACTTGAATGGTTTAGTACCTAATCAATTGACCTATCAACGCGGTGGAACGATTGGTGCCTATGATTTTAAGGAACTTGAAAACAAAACCTTAGTGGAAAATGCACGGAGTTATGTGATTAGTGCTGATGGTAAGAAAATGTTGTTCCAAACGGGAAATGGGTTTAATATCGTAAATGCTGGACAAAAAGTTGCTTCACCTACTGCTGGAGAAATCAAATTAGCTGGAATCCAGCAACTGGTGGATCCTGCAGCGGAATGGAAGCAAGTGTTCAATGAAGTTTGGTCAATGCAAAAGGATTATTTTTACGTGGAAAATATGCATGGCGCCGACTGGAAGGCAATGAAAGCTAAATATGAAAAATTCCTACCTTTTGTCAACCATCGTTCTGATCTTGGTTATTTATTGAATGAAATGATGGGAGAAATGGTCGTAGGACATAATTATATTTATCCTGGAGATCAGCCTTCTACGCCTTCAGTTTCTGTTGGTGTGCTTGGAGCAGATTATACGCTAAAGAATGGTTTCTATCAGATCGCTAAATTATTTACGCGCCTAGAATGGAATCCGTCTTTCAAAGCACCATTGGCTGAACCTGGATTGAACATCAGGGAAGGAGATTATATTGTTGCTGTCAATGGTATAGAACTGACTGAAGATAAAGATATCTATAGCCTATTTGACAATACTGTGGGCAAGCAAGTGATGCTCAAGATCAATTCAAAACCTTCATTGGTTGGCGCACGTGAAGTCATCGTTAAACCGATTTCTTTTGGTGATGAAATGAACTTGCGTAGCATGGAATGGGTAGAGCGGAACCGTAAAAGAGTGAATGATTTGAGTAATGGCCAAATAGCTTACGTTTACATGCCGAACACCGGTCCTGAGGGGTATACTTATTTCAATCGTTATTACTTCGCTCAGATGGATAAAAAGGCTCTTCTGATGGACGAAAGGAACAACGGTGGCGGATGGGTTGCTGATTATGTGATCGACCTCTTGTCCCGCGAGTTAATTGCCGGCTGGGGCATTCGTGATGGAAAGGGATTCACAACACCCGGTAACGGTATTTATGGACCGAAAGCCATGATCATCAATGAAAATGCCGGTTCGGGCGGTGATATGATGCCTTACATGTTCCGTTTTAAAGGATTAGGCAAATTGGTGGGGCGT